The DNA region tctttattaaactatttaaattagCATGAAACATTTGTTTGGTCTATTATGAAACAGTGGACAGACGAACAGGTCACTAACATGACCTGCTTGAGCCCAgccttttaaattaaaagtacaCAATCATTAAACAACAGCTACAAAAAAGTGATGTGgagaataattaaatcatttagTCACAGATTGTgagtacgtgtgtatgtgtgtgtgtgactgtgtgtctgagtgtatgtatgtgtatgtatgtgtatgtatgtgtgtctctgtgtgtttctgtgtgtgtgtatgtgtgtgtgtgtgtgtgtatgtatgtgtgtctctgtgtgtgactgtatgtgtgtgtgtatgtgtatgtatgtgtgtgtctgtgtgtctctgtgtgtgactgtatgtatgtgtgtgtatgtgtatgtatgtgtgtctctgtgtgtctctgtgtgtgactgtatgtatgtatgtgtatgtatgtgtatgtatgtgtgtgtgtgactgtgtgtctgagtgtgtgtgtgtgtatgtatgtgtgtctctgtgtgtttctgtgtgtgtatgtgtgtgtgtgtgtgtgtgtgtatgtatgtgtgtctctgtgtgtgactgtatgtgtgtgtgtatgtgtgtgtgtatgtatgtgtgtctctgtgtgtgactgtatgtgtgtatgtatgtgtatgtatgtgtgtctctgtgtgtctctgtgtgtgactgtatgtatgtgtgtctgtgtgtgtgtgtgtgtgtgtgtctttattaaCCAGCAGGACTCTCCTGGTGTCTCATCActcttcacttcttctctgCTGGTTTTCTCCCTCACTGCTCCGTCCatccagaggtcagaggtcagacacattcatacacttATACATGACGTATTACCCAAAACCAATTAGTGTGACACACAGAGGCCCCTCAGTCAATCTGTAActcggtgagtgtgtgtgtgtgcatgtgtgtgttagtgtcttCCTTCCTTACTGTGTAGGTTTCTTTGTCAATCATCAATAACTGACTAATCAGTACATGTGTATGAATGcgtacatatgtatatattggATTTGGTGACATGGATCTAGAATTGTTTCAGCAGGTCACTGAGGTCTAGAGGCTGAGACAAGTCGAAACTTTGGTGAAtgatcacttcctgtgtgtgcgcTGGCTGAGGTGAGCCAAGCTGTCGGTTCCTGCGAGAATGTGGCGGCGAGGCCGTTCCCCCGATCAGCCGTGGCGGATTGAGTTTCAGTCGGCCGGCCTCTTTAATGACCCCTCATCCGACACGCCGCCCGGCAGCAGAGCCTGTGATCCGGAGCGGCCCTGCGTTCACATTCCTGCCTGCCGGCGCTCACAGGCCCTGAACAGCCTCCAAGCTGTCGGACATCTGCAGCCCGTCTCACCGTGTTATTAGAGATAGACCACTCACTCGGCCCGCCACGGACACAGCCCCCCCTCAGGGGACCGGGGCAGGGCCGGGACCCGGCGCTGGGATCCCCCGGGACGGAGGAAACCCCACCATCGTTACCTGTGGGGGGCGGAtcgggtggaggaggaggtgtggtcTGTCCCCGGGGAAGGCCGCACGACTCCTTTTgttagagaggagagagaacacgGCTCAACTGGTTCAACTGGAAACTGAGCTGAAGAGCGAGGAGACGAAACTTCACCATGTTTCACCgatcacacagaaacacacacagagaaactgctTTCAATCAGAACACAAAGAATTCATTAACGCAGATTCTACACAGAGAGTCGATAGCTCTTCAGTTCCTAACTTAAAGATTTAGAGGATAAAGTCATAAtatcaagaaaaaaacatttcctttttaatgattaaaaaaaaaaggttttaattcTACAAGAAATAGGGCTTAATATTACGAGgtataattatacattttacagCAATAAACCGCAATTCTATGAAAAAGGTTTAGTCTACTTGTCATGTCAGGGGATGAATATCTAAATTGGTCTtctgtgttaaaatgaggaatgtgcagcatcttgtttcaggactttgaaaagattgtgACAGAAACTCTCTGTTGTGAAGAAAGAACCGAACCAGAGGAAACGTTCTGTCCGTTGTCGTCACATTACACAACGTTTGTCTCGTCTTTGTCGTAAAACGTTTCAAGTTTTCACACAGCTTCTCTTTACTGTTGTTTTActaaacatttttctttattctcataaaattATGACTTATTCCTCTTGAGATTACTACAATTACACAATtctaaattatttgtattatacaATTATTGtgtaattttactttttgttaAAGAAAGGCACATTGTGTCTGTTTCAAATCACACATCTACCTCTCCCAAAGTTCAACCAATCAGCGGCAGCTTTAACATTCTGTTTGAAACTTACTTACATTAAAGTAATATGTTGAAACCTCATAACTTGAAAATAACCTGATAACAACCTGTTAATAACATGACAGTCGGATCTTCTCTTCTTTTGGTTTGAAGCAGTTTTCACTTTGTGGAACTGTTTTGGAAACAAATCCCTGTTTTAGATTTTGTGTACTCTTACCATGGTTGTCGGGTCCGACCGGATCGAGAACCGGTTCCAAACATCGGTGACAATCTTCATAAATCtcataaatctgtttttttaagtaaattCATTAGAAGCCAAACATACAGagacattttcttctttccaactaaaataaacacaacttcCACTTAgtaacatttttctttgtttgaggtTTATTGGCAGTTTAGTAAAGAGATAATTTGCACATTACTGCCACCAAGTGGTCTGGAGTTGCAGTTTCATAGATTAaataacatgtaaacaaacttaAAGGCAGCTGTGTTCATTTTAACCAGGGGTCACTGGGAGTCCAGAGtttttataataacattaaaagCAGTGCTGCATTAGAATCAAtgatctttatatttatttgagcaGCTGGCGACATTTTCTTCTCTAGATATAAACAGTAAATTTCACTTCAGGAAAATTTAAGaaatcagatttgtttttcagatctATTTAATCCCCTGAAACCCTTTCTGGTCACTTCTTATGTTTTCTACATTTGTGcatcaaagtataaaaagtATTAAATTGAAAAATAGGCCTACTCTTACAAAGTTATTTCTTTCAATCTGATTAGTAAActctttccctctgctgttACAGCCTCTTGCCAGTAGGCGGCCCTCCTGCCCGACCCCACCTCGTTGTTTTTAACGTAACATGCTGTGAATTAACTTCTTATCTAAAACGTAAACTGATCCGTATCCTCACAGAGTGACTGTCAATCCTACATCAAGCTGGTTATTCTTGTTCCACAGTTTAACAAACACTTTTCTTACTAGATGACATTGAACAAAATGCACCACaaccttttttaaatctgaatgaGATCCATTCAGTTTCACGAGCAGAAGGCAGATAATCCGAAGCTCCATCAGAAGCACCTGACGGGACTGAAGTGTTCTTTAAGGTCTTTATTTGCTTCTCAGTTTGTTGTGTAAAGTCAGAACCTCCAGATCCGGACAGAAGTAGGAAGTCAGCAACAAGTTCAAGAAACTGAAATCTGGACGGTTCTGGACGTGTCTTCAGGGACCAACGAGAGGGGACGTGGAGTTTCCTCAAAGTCTCTTTGGTGGATAGTGACCCAGCCTCCTAGGGTCCCTGTCTGGGCAGCCAGGTGAAGTTCCACGTTCCGTCTGTGTCCTTTGAGACGAAGGCTTGTCCCTGAGGGAAGCTGTGGGTCTTGACGCTGCTGGACGGACTGAGAGACATAGTGAAGGCCAAATCTGTCCGGCCGCGCGGCGTCTGTGGCGCGGTGGCAGGCGGACAGCCCGCTGGCGGACGTGTTGGGCTGCAgcctggagctggaggacaggGTCGGTTCTGGACTGGACTTGAAGTTGAAACAGgtgaaaaaattattatttctacTGGTGGACCGAACTGGTTTGTGCCCTCTGATGGTGTCAGGCTGTCTTCCGGTGAAGACCAGTATGCTGGACAGTGGGCTGGGTGTCCCTCTAGAGACTGAGCTCCACTGGAGGCAGTGATGGAGCAGATCTCTGCTCGGTCCGGTGACTCGGGGAAGTTCTCTGTTGTACCCGGGGACTGGAAGCTGGTTAGTGTATCGTGGCTCCTGGACACAGCTGCAGTGAGGTCAGAGCGCTGACTTGGAGAAGTTGTGCAGTTCTGAGATGACTCGGCAGGATATCCACAGTTTGCTCCTTGGCTTCTGGCAGCATGGTACCTGTAGTCTGGGTGGAGGGTGGAGCTCTGGCTGTGGGCAGAGGAGTGTGTCCCAGCTGGAGGGCTCAGAGAGTTCAGAGTGTATCCAGAGGACGAGGAAGACGTGGCATCAAAACCTGACCTTCTGAGGCTGTGTCCCGGTGAGGACAAGGACTCGTTGGACGTATCGATGGTGTCTCTGTCCTTCAGTCCCAGTGTTCTTAGAACCCACAGGTCCAGATTTGGTTCTGAGAAGACGGCAGAGGTTTGGGAGGACACTGAGCTGAGCTCCTCGGTGAGGTTCCTGCAGACCCTCTTGCTGACCTGCGGAGACGCTGCGAGCTGATGTCCACGGGCCTGGAACCATTCTTCATCACTGACGTACATCAGGTTTCTCTTGAGGTTTCTCCTCCCATCAGCTCTAAGCTTCTGTTGAGGGAACACGGAGAGAGGGAGCTCGTGAACACACCTCACTGTCTTTATCAATGACTTTATTACAGAAAGTGTTTCTGCTTCAGTTCCTGTATGGAAATCAACTGAGGGTTAAATAAcactaaataaagatggacgacacttctctacttcctccctAGATATTAACAGAAACCAGGATAGTTGGTGCATTTAGGATCGAATGGGAAACTCCAGAACCAAAGACTTCAAACAAATAGATGAGATTATAAcgtgtgattgattgattgatcgacTGATGTCATTAATAAAGTTTACTTTAGCTTGCTCCTCCAGTTTCCTGACGAACGAGGAGCTGAGGAACTCTCTGAGCTTgttgttctcctcctgcagtcgcagcagctcctcctccctctgcagcaggACGTCCCGCAGctggacacacagggacacattAACCACACACTCATGAGAGAACGACAAGTTAACACAAAGCAGGTCGACACTGctcatgtgatgtaaacaggaaggagatggacctgtttgtttctctggatGTGAGGCGACAGCTGCTCCGTCCACATccgtccagcagggggcgagcAGCTGAAGACACAGTGAgactctgacacacaaacacacagagagagaataaaacgCTGCTTCTAGAATCTCTTACGTACGATTACACATCATCCATCTGCTGTCTGCATGTGCAGCATCTAGTGGCCATCAGAGGGACTGCACCTCGTCAGCAGAAACCAGATCATATTTCAGAGACACTGGATGAATTGAAGTCTCTGAGCAAAGCGACAGGGAGAAGATTAAAAGATGAATCTTCATAAATAAACGGTCGTGGATCCAGAGACAGATCCGTCCCGCGGAGACTCTGCTGAACGTGGCCTCAGAAacactgagctctgattggctggtttcATGTTGTTGAGTGTGTTATGCTTTAAATGTTAGAAGTTTAATAATTAACAGCTGCTGCAACATGAACGCTCACAAATGTATTAAAGGAACAATTTATTCTATGAGTTACGATGTTTAGATCGATGGcacttagcttagcttagctttcAAGACAcacttagcttagcttagcttagctttcAAGACACTTAGCTTAGCTTATGAAAATTTATTTCAATGAACTCTGGTCTAAAGCAGCTGAAATATGAAACGGCTGCATATTAATTATAgcaatgaaaatgaattttgtATAACGGGAACTTATGACAATATCTTTTAACTGTAAATGCAatttttaataaactgtaaCTTATGACTGTATGTTACAACTGTCACTAACTTGTACCTCAAACTACTAGTGTAACTTGTGACTAGAACTTACAACTGGAACTTATAACAGTATCTTATAacgtgtaactgtgtgtgtgttgtatgacTGGACTCACCCCACTCGGGCGCTGGTGcctgcttcttctctctgaggtcGCTGAGGTCACAGGGGTCATGGGCCCAAACTGGGGCCAGGGTTTCCATGGAAACGTCAACAATGTCGGGCCAAGGGCCGAGTCCTGgagcgatgaagaggaggaggaggaggaggaggagggtcccTACAGAGAGAGTCGGTGTGTGAATGAAgggactttgtgtgtgtttttgtgtgtgcgggTATGAacggagtgtgtgcgtgtgtgaaggatgtgtgtgtgtgtgtgtgtgtgtgtgaaggcagtgtgtttgtgaagtgaagggagtgtgtgtgtgtgtttgtggttgttgaTATGGTGATGATCAACACTTCACTCACATATTCAGACTCTTCTCTTTCTAACATTGACATATTCAGTGACATTAAACACCACGTGACCAAAAGTATGTGGACGCCTCGGACTCCTTCAGACACGTCAGGTCATTCTGATGCGGCCCTAGCCGGCTCCTGATTGGCTCGGACTTGAGGAGAAGTTCTGAGAGTTGGAACCGGGCTCACACCGGGTGTCCTTCTACTTTGGGTCTCACGCtggatttaaatgaaataactcAAACGTTTGAATAattcaaacaacaaataaataagattCTTCAgctatattatattttatctaTTTACCCTCACACTAGTTCTTATTgtcatttatctatttatttattacttttatgattcttctctttgctgctgtaacaagtcacctcattatcttatcttaattaATCTAATCTCATCTAAACATATGTGATCATATATCTTGTCTTTTATATTTGACATAATACATGATATAtataacaaagtaaatgtatcAGGATGCTCAAACCATCTGCAGTGAAATAATTACAGCtttttaatcaatttaatttCTTACCGTCACGTGCTGTTTTTTACTACGTGAATGTTTTATCGGGTGAATCCCCCTGACTGAGCTAAAGGGCTTCGAACCGAACGCTGTCACCAGGATGAGAAGAACCGTGGGAACTCACCGAGACGCAGCTTGTGCAGAAATCCTCGTCTCGCGCTGCACGTGTTGCGTCAGGCTGTGCGTAAAAGCGCGCTGCGGAGATTCCAAGTACCAAAGCTGcaacaggaaaaggaaaacaatggaAGCAGGTTTCTGTTGATGCTAAAGGAACGAGGCAGAACCGTCCAgctcctgaaggagaagaagaagaagaagaagaggaggtgaggaggagaaacgcTCCTGAAGGATCCGAGTGTTTGACATAGAGACGTGAAGGAAAAGCTCCGGCAgcacagacaggtgtgtgtgtgtgtgtgtgtgtgtgtgtgtgtgtggacacatcCCTCTGTCCAATCAGCTTTCTGGTCTCAGATGATGACGCAGTGAGTTGAGTCGCTCAGGTGAAGAAGCGGAGTTCACTTCCTTTTGCTTTATTCAGTTcacattatataataaatataaaatatacaga from Platichthys flesus chromosome 4, fPlaFle2.1, whole genome shotgun sequence includes:
- the gmnc gene encoding geminin coiled-coil domain-containing protein 1 yields the protein METLAPVWAHDPCDLSDLREKKQAPAPEWESHCVFSCSPPAGRMWTEQLSPHIQRNKQLRDVLLQREEELLRLQEENNKLREFLSSSFVRKLEEQAKKLRADGRRNLKRNLMYVSDEEWFQARGHQLAASPQVSKRVCRNLTEELSSVSSQTSAVFSEPNLDLWVLRTLGLKDRDTIDTSNESLSSPGHSLRRSGFDATSSSSSGYTLNSLSPPAGTHSSAHSQSSTLHPDYRYHAARSQGANCGYPAESSQNCTTSPSQRSDLTAAVSRSHDTLTSFQSPGTTENFPESPDRAEICSITASSGAQSLEGHPAHCPAYWSSPEDSLTPSEGTNQFGPPVEIIIFSPVSTSSPVQNRPCPPAPGCSPTRPPAGCPPATAPQTPRGRTDLAFTMSLSPSSSVKTHSFPQGQAFVSKDTDGTWNFTWLPRQGP